A stretch of Thermoanaerobacter uzonensis DSM 18761 DNA encodes these proteins:
- the ftsX gene encoding permease-like cell division protein FtsX: protein MDMLFRNLKYFLKEGFSNLARNRIMTVASITSVMAAMLILGLFLVIILNVNSLTNQVESQLELKAFLKDNISEQQVTQIGNDIKKMPGVTSVVFESKEEALRKFKQQLGDKSYLAEGLEKDNPLPQSYIVKVKDAGLMKDISNEIKQINGVDKVSYGQDVVDKLLGIIKIIRIVGLSIIFILFIISIVIISNTIKLGVFARRREINIMKYIGATDWFIRWPFLIEGVVLGLVGALLSVVLLVLIYGYVLNIINNKLIVFQLLPPEKIVGDILVYFSIIGAIIGALGSGLSIKRFLNV, encoded by the coding sequence ATGGATATGCTCTTTAGAAATTTAAAATATTTTTTAAAAGAAGGTTTTAGTAATTTAGCAAGAAATAGGATTATGACAGTAGCTTCTATAACTTCTGTAATGGCAGCAATGCTCATTTTAGGTTTGTTTCTTGTTATTATTTTAAATGTTAATAGTTTGACTAATCAGGTAGAATCTCAATTAGAACTTAAAGCGTTTTTAAAAGATAATATTTCTGAGCAACAAGTTACCCAGATAGGCAATGATATAAAAAAAATGCCCGGCGTTACTTCGGTAGTTTTTGAATCTAAAGAAGAGGCTTTACGAAAATTTAAACAACAATTAGGAGATAAAAGCTATTTAGCAGAAGGCTTGGAAAAAGATAATCCTCTTCCTCAATCTTATATAGTAAAAGTGAAAGATGCTGGTTTGATGAAAGATATTTCAAACGAGATAAAGCAAATAAATGGAGTTGACAAAGTAAGCTATGGGCAAGATGTTGTAGATAAGCTTCTTGGAATTATAAAGATAATAAGGATAGTGGGGCTTTCCATTATATTTATTCTCTTTATAATTTCAATTGTCATAATTTCTAACACAATAAAATTAGGGGTTTTTGCAAGGAGAAGAGAAATCAACATAATGAAGTATATTGGAGCGACTGATTGGTTTATACGATGGCCCTTTTTGATTGAAGGTGTAGTATTGGGACTGGTAGGTGCCTTGTTATCAGTTGTACTATTAGTTTTGATTTATGGATATGTGCTTAATATTATTAATAATAAATTAATAGTGTTTCAACTATTGCCACCAGAAAAAATAGTAGGGGACATTTTGGTGTATTTTTCTATAATTGGTGCAATAATTGGAGCTTTAGGAAGTGGACTTTCAATTAAAAGGTTCTTGAATGTGTAA
- a CDS encoding 2-phosphosulfolactate phosphatase family protein yields the protein MFLQTFETYNSFNERELKDKNVVVIDTLRATSVITTALYNGAKEIIPVSEVEEAIELVKSLDKKTYLLAGERNSTKIKGFDLSNSPLEYTREKVENKTIIFTTTNGTKALKKVSLADNVILGCLLNASAVAKYIYTSNKDTIIVCAGTEGKFSFDDIITAGVIYNKLQDLMEFESDDLSKASYFLYKPYEDNLYEIMKEGYHFKRLKDLGYDEDIEFCLTVDKFDIVPKLKDGIIKNSADL from the coding sequence GTGTTTTTACAAACTTTTGAAACATATAATTCTTTTAATGAAAGAGAATTAAAAGACAAAAATGTCGTTGTAATAGATACTCTACGGGCGACAAGTGTTATTACTACTGCTTTGTACAACGGAGCTAAAGAGATTATTCCAGTTTCAGAAGTAGAAGAAGCGATCGAACTTGTAAAAAGTTTAGATAAAAAAACTTATCTTTTAGCTGGGGAAAGGAACTCTACAAAGATTAAAGGTTTTGACCTATCTAATTCTCCATTAGAGTATACTCGTGAAAAAGTAGAGAATAAAACGATAATTTTTACTACTACCAACGGAACAAAAGCTTTAAAAAAAGTCTCTTTAGCAGATAATGTAATTTTAGGATGTCTTTTAAATGCTTCTGCGGTTGCTAAGTATATATATACCAGCAATAAAGATACAATAATTGTATGTGCTGGTACAGAAGGAAAATTTTCTTTTGACGACATAATAACTGCTGGAGTGATATATAACAAGCTGCAAGATTTAATGGAATTTGAAAGTGATGATTTATCAAAAGCCAGTTATTTTTTGTACAAACCTTATGAGGACAACTTGTATGAAATAATGAAGGAAGGCTATCACTTTAAAAGATTAAAAGACTTAGGGTATGATGAAGATATTGAGTTTTGCTTGACAGTTGATAAATTTGATATTGTGCCAAAACTTAAAGATGGAATTATAAAAAATTCAGCCGACCTGTAA
- a CDS encoding murein hydrolase activator EnvC family protein: MRRYRREWLLFAVVFLFTVLFTSYPKADQLQDAKNKLNQIQKSITETKKKKEEIINQKNDIAIQIADLDKKLSAAQQELANAQKQLYDITAKLNKTRKELEAAKQKENTQFQTMKERIRAIYISGEWGYLDVLLGAQNFGDFITRLDIVKRIVDFDANLFESYKQQREVIEQKEKELAQMQTEVQNYKNQIVSRQRELQVAMASREGLMRDLERQQKLYEQQEDELLQQSKQLETVIQQLQAKSKIKYTGGKLLWPVPSSDIITSPFGMRYHPILHQYRMHTGIDIAAETGADIVAAGDGQVIFAGYYGGYGYAVIIDHGDGISTLYGHNSVLLVKEGDIVKRGQVIAKAGSTGWATGPHLHFEVRKNGVPVNPIDWLK; encoded by the coding sequence TTGAGAAGATATAGGCGGGAATGGCTACTATTTGCTGTTGTATTTCTCTTTACAGTGCTCTTTACGTCCTATCCAAAAGCAGACCAGCTTCAAGATGCTAAAAACAAATTAAATCAAATCCAAAAATCTATAACTGAGACTAAAAAGAAAAAAGAAGAAATAATTAATCAGAAAAATGATATTGCCATTCAAATAGCAGATTTAGATAAAAAACTTAGTGCTGCACAGCAAGAATTAGCAAATGCACAAAAACAGTTGTATGATATTACTGCAAAACTGAACAAGACTCGCAAAGAATTAGAAGCAGCCAAACAAAAGGAAAATACCCAGTTCCAAACAATGAAGGAGCGCATAAGGGCTATATACATAAGTGGAGAATGGGGATATTTAGATGTGCTTCTTGGTGCCCAAAATTTTGGAGATTTTATAACGCGATTGGATATTGTAAAACGTATAGTAGATTTTGATGCGAATTTATTTGAATCTTACAAGCAACAAAGAGAAGTTATTGAACAAAAAGAAAAAGAATTAGCACAAATGCAAACAGAAGTGCAAAATTATAAAAACCAAATAGTTTCTCGACAAAGGGAATTACAGGTAGCTATGGCCTCGCGGGAAGGTTTAATGAGAGATTTAGAGAGGCAGCAAAAACTATATGAACAACAGGAAGACGAGTTGCTGCAACAATCAAAACAACTAGAAACAGTTATTCAACAATTACAAGCGAAGTCAAAAATTAAATATACTGGTGGAAAACTTTTATGGCCTGTTCCTTCTAGTGACATTATAACGTCACCTTTTGGAATGAGATATCATCCAATATTACACCAATACAGGATGCATACAGGTATTGATATTGCTGCTGAAACAGGAGCTGATATAGTAGCTGCGGGAGATGGACAAGTTATTTTTGCAGGTTATTACGGTGGATATGGATATGCAGTAATTATAGACCATGGAGACGGAATATCCACTTTGTACGGTCATAATTCTGTTTTATTAGTAAAAGAAGGTGACATTGTTAAAAGAGGTCAAGTTATTGCTAAAGCAGGAAGTACGGGATGGGCAACAGGCCCACATCTTCACTTTGAAGTGCGTAAAAATGGTGTTCCAGTTAATCCGATAGACTGGTTAAAATAA
- the uvrB gene encoding excinuclease ABC subunit UvrB, with translation MSGFKLVSNFKPTGDQPQAIDKLVEGVKKGYRFQTLLGVTGSGKTFTMANIIQKLNRPTLVIAHNKTLAAQLYSEFKEFFPDNAVEYFVSYYDYYQPEAYIPQTDTYIEKDASINEEIDKLRHSATAALFERRDVIIVASVSCIYGLGDPVDYENLMLSLRPGMIKDRDEIIKKLVGIQYERNDVNFTRGKFRVRGDVIEIFPASFSNKAIRVELFGDEIDRIAEIDVLTGEVLGLRKHVAIFPASHYATSKDKLERAIKSIREELEQRYKELKDAGKIVEAERLRQRTNYDLEMLQEMGYCQGIENYSRHISGRPPGSPPYTLLDYFPEDFLIFIDESHVTIPQIRGMYNGDRSRKEALVEYGFRLPSAFDNRPLTFEEFEERINQVIFVSATPGPYEIEHSEQVVEQLIRPTGLVDPEVIVKPVKGQVDDLIGEIRKTVDKGFRVLVTTLTKKMAEDLTDYLKDIGIKVKYLHSDIETIERVEIIRDLRLGKFDVLIGINLLREGLDIPEVALVAILDADKEGFLRSETSLIQTIGRAARNAEGRVIMYADAVTNSMKRAIDETNRRRKIQMEYNKEHGITPKTVIKGVRDVIEATHVAEEEQKYTRKKVKTYDPEIIKSTIEQLEKEMKEAAIELQFEKAAKLRDVIFELKKQLEEVV, from the coding sequence ATGAGTGGGTTTAAGTTGGTATCTAATTTTAAACCAACAGGAGACCAACCTCAAGCTATAGATAAATTAGTTGAAGGGGTAAAAAAAGGATATAGATTTCAAACCTTATTGGGTGTGACGGGTTCTGGAAAAACCTTTACTATGGCTAATATAATACAAAAGTTAAATCGCCCTACTCTTGTCATTGCTCATAATAAGACTTTGGCTGCGCAATTATACAGTGAATTTAAAGAGTTTTTTCCAGACAATGCAGTGGAGTATTTTGTAAGTTATTATGACTACTACCAACCGGAGGCTTATATACCCCAAACTGATACTTATATTGAAAAAGACGCTTCTATAAATGAAGAAATAGATAAATTGAGGCACTCTGCTACGGCAGCTCTTTTTGAGCGAAGAGACGTTATAATTGTCGCCAGTGTTTCTTGTATATATGGCTTAGGTGACCCTGTAGATTACGAAAATCTTATGCTTTCTCTAAGGCCGGGAATGATAAAAGATAGGGACGAAATAATTAAAAAGCTTGTAGGTATACAATATGAAAGAAATGATGTGAATTTTACAAGAGGCAAATTCAGGGTAAGAGGAGATGTAATAGAAATTTTTCCTGCTTCTTTTTCCAATAAGGCGATAAGGGTTGAGCTTTTTGGAGATGAAATTGACAGAATAGCAGAAATTGATGTGTTAACAGGTGAAGTATTGGGATTAAGAAAACACGTGGCTATATTTCCGGCTTCTCACTATGCTACTTCAAAAGACAAATTGGAAAGAGCGATAAAAAGCATTCGAGAAGAACTGGAGCAAAGGTATAAAGAACTTAAAGATGCTGGTAAAATAGTAGAAGCTGAAAGGTTAAGACAGCGAACAAATTATGACTTAGAGATGCTACAAGAGATGGGATACTGTCAAGGAATAGAAAATTATTCAAGGCATATTTCGGGAAGACCTCCAGGAAGCCCTCCTTATACCCTTTTAGATTATTTTCCTGAAGATTTTCTCATTTTTATAGATGAGTCCCATGTGACAATTCCTCAGATCAGAGGCATGTACAATGGAGACAGGTCAAGGAAAGAAGCATTAGTAGAATACGGATTTAGGCTTCCTTCTGCTTTTGACAATCGTCCCCTTACTTTTGAAGAGTTTGAAGAGAGGATAAATCAAGTTATCTTTGTTTCTGCAACACCAGGGCCTTATGAAATTGAACATTCAGAGCAGGTTGTTGAGCAGTTAATACGACCGACAGGTCTTGTGGATCCGGAAGTGATAGTAAAGCCTGTTAAGGGACAAGTAGATGATTTGATAGGGGAAATTAGAAAAACAGTTGATAAAGGCTTTAGAGTGCTTGTTACGACCCTTACAAAAAAGATGGCAGAAGATTTAACGGATTATCTCAAGGATATAGGAATAAAAGTAAAATATTTACATTCTGATATTGAGACGATTGAAAGGGTTGAAATAATAAGAGATTTAAGGCTGGGTAAATTCGATGTTTTAATAGGCATAAACCTTTTGAGAGAGGGATTAGACATACCTGAAGTTGCTTTGGTGGCAATATTAGACGCAGACAAAGAGGGATTTTTGCGTTCAGAGACTTCTTTAATACAGACTATAGGACGTGCTGCAAGAAATGCGGAAGGACGAGTAATAATGTATGCAGACGCTGTAACAAATTCTATGAAGAGAGCAATTGATGAGACGAACAGAAGAAGAAAGATACAAATGGAATATAACAAAGAACATGGTATAACTCCAAAGACAGTAATTAAGGGAGTAAGAGATGTAATTGAAGCTACTCACGTTGCTGAAGAAGAACAGAAGTATACAAGAAAGAAAGTTAAAACTTATGACCCTGAAATTATTAAGTCAACTATAGAGCAACTTGAAAAAGAAATGAAAGAAGCTGCAATTGAACTGCAGTTTGAAAAGGCTGCAAAATTGAGAGATGTGATTTTTGAATTGAAG
- the ftsE gene encoding cell division ATP-binding protein FtsE, translating into MIKFINVSKRYNKDIIALSNISFEIESGEFVFIVGPSGAGKSTLIKLLLKEEEPTSGSIVINKKDITKIKKREIPYLRRSMGVVFQDFRLLPNKTVFENVAFAMEIVGAHPKEIRRKVPMVLSLVGLSDKADKYPRQLSGGEQQRVSLARAIVNEPSILIADEPTGNLDPDTSWEIVKLISEINKRGTTVVMATHAKDIVDAMKKRVIALEKGNIVRDEARGVYGYAL; encoded by the coding sequence TTGATAAAGTTTATAAATGTATCTAAAAGATACAATAAAGATATAATAGCTCTTTCAAATATTAGTTTTGAAATTGAAAGTGGAGAATTTGTATTTATTGTTGGGCCTAGTGGTGCAGGTAAATCAACTTTAATTAAATTATTGCTAAAAGAGGAGGAACCTACTTCTGGCAGTATTGTAATTAATAAAAAAGATATAACAAAAATTAAAAAGCGGGAGATACCTTATTTGAGAAGGAGTATGGGGGTAGTTTTTCAAGATTTTAGATTGCTTCCTAATAAAACAGTGTTTGAAAATGTTGCTTTTGCTATGGAAATAGTTGGAGCACATCCTAAGGAGATAAGAAGAAAAGTCCCGATGGTATTGTCATTAGTAGGATTAAGTGATAAAGCGGACAAGTATCCTAGGCAGCTGTCTGGTGGGGAGCAGCAAAGGGTTTCTTTAGCAAGAGCTATTGTAAATGAACCTTCTATTCTTATAGCAGATGAACCTACGGGGAATCTGGATCCTGATACTTCCTGGGAAATTGTAAAACTTATATCTGAAATAAATAAAAGAGGTACTACAGTCGTTATGGCCACCCATGCAAAAGACATAGTAGATGCAATGAAAAAAAGAGTAATAGCGCTGGAAAAAGGAAACATAGTACGAGATGAAGCAAGGGGTGTTTATGGATATGCTCTTTAG
- a CDS encoding ABC transporter ATP-binding protein — MADVVLKHVYKVYPGGVTAVKDFNLEIQDKEFIVLVGPSGCGKTTTLRMIAGLEEISQGELYIDGKLVNDVPPKDRDIAMVFQNYALYPHMTVYDNMAFGLKLRKVPRAEIDRKVKEAARILGLEEYLNRKPKALSGGQRQRVALGRAIVRNPKVFLMDEPLSNLDAKLRVQMRTELAKLHDRLQTTFIYVTHDQTEAMTMGTRIVVMKDGVIQQVDKPQTIYDYPNNLFVAGFIGSPQMNFIDARLENKNGKVYATFKGFSILVPEGILKRLKDPSYVGKEIVLGIRPEDLHDEEVFLEAYPEAVIEAKVDVTELMGPETYLYLDVNGVPLTARVDPRTRAKAGDVIKIGFDINKLHMFDKETEMSILNRVIS, encoded by the coding sequence ATGGCTGATGTTGTACTCAAACATGTTTACAAAGTTTATCCAGGCGGTGTTACCGCAGTTAAAGATTTTAATCTAGAAATTCAGGACAAAGAGTTTATAGTATTGGTTGGACCTTCTGGTTGTGGTAAAACTACAACATTGAGAATGATAGCAGGACTTGAGGAAATATCTCAGGGCGAACTTTATATTGATGGCAAACTTGTGAATGACGTGCCACCAAAAGATAGGGATATCGCAATGGTATTCCAAAACTATGCTCTTTATCCTCATATGACAGTGTATGACAATATGGCTTTTGGACTTAAACTTAGAAAGGTTCCAAGGGCGGAAATTGATAGAAAAGTAAAAGAAGCAGCTCGAATTTTAGGATTGGAAGAATACTTAAACAGGAAACCAAAAGCTTTGTCAGGTGGACAAAGACAGAGGGTTGCATTGGGGCGTGCTATTGTCCGCAATCCAAAAGTATTCTTGATGGATGAACCTTTGTCCAACTTAGATGCAAAATTGAGAGTACAAATGAGAACTGAGCTGGCTAAACTACACGATAGATTACAGACGACTTTCATATATGTTACCCACGACCAAACAGAAGCTATGACAATGGGTACAAGAATAGTAGTTATGAAGGATGGCGTTATTCAGCAAGTAGATAAACCCCAGACTATTTATGATTACCCAAATAATTTGTTTGTTGCTGGATTTATTGGAAGTCCTCAAATGAACTTTATTGACGCAAGATTAGAAAATAAGAATGGAAAAGTATATGCTACTTTTAAGGGATTCAGCATTTTGGTGCCAGAAGGGATTTTGAAAAGATTAAAAGATCCAAGCTACGTTGGAAAAGAAATTGTGTTAGGAATAAGGCCAGAAGATTTGCATGACGAAGAAGTGTTCTTGGAAGCATATCCAGAAGCTGTAATTGAGGCAAAAGTAGATGTTACAGAGTTGATGGGTCCAGAGACATATCTATATTTGGATGTGAATGGTGTTCCATTGACAGCAAGAGTAGATCCAAGAACAAGGGCAAAAGCCGGAGACGTAATTAAAATAGGTTTTGATATAAATAAATTGCACATGTTTGATAAAGAAACAGAAATGTCAATTTTGAATAGAGTAATAAGCTAA
- a CDS encoding PucR family transcriptional regulator has translation MIGYDFIKKVAYDIQKNIQMPLYIIDKSGNLIYGDKDFFEKKAGFLRINVEYIDEKEIYEVGEFICYNIFYNDVLFFTVALEVKDEQSKKVLYLISLIFEQLLHKYDREEFLIEALTCKLSADLVSYYTEKYKINKNVKYTVAIVESNNEIDDAIKIITNIFDKGNLYTVKFDDKRFAAIFSYKGNNSLIELYKTMKDMIEAEGYMKVRIASSSSFVPIEDIHIAYREAETALLIGKKLENEKGIYIYEDYSFAEILWGIDIEKINNFIKKRNIDFGIFKDEELIQTLNVFFRNSLNLSETARELYIHRNTLVYRLDKIFKMTGLDAKNFDDAVLLKTILVLTKLYDIPR, from the coding sequence ATGATCGGCTATGACTTTATAAAAAAGGTGGCCTACGATATTCAAAAAAATATTCAAATGCCATTATATATAATAGATAAGTCAGGAAATTTAATTTATGGCGACAAAGATTTTTTTGAAAAAAAAGCAGGATTTTTAAGGATAAATGTAGAATATATTGATGAAAAAGAGATATATGAAGTAGGGGAATTTATATGCTATAACATATTTTACAATGATGTCCTCTTTTTTACTGTCGCTTTAGAAGTAAAAGATGAACAATCAAAAAAAGTGCTTTATCTAATTTCTCTAATTTTTGAACAATTACTGCACAAATATGATAGAGAAGAGTTTTTGATAGAGGCTTTAACTTGTAAATTAAGTGCAGATTTAGTGTCCTATTACACTGAAAAATATAAAATAAATAAGAATGTGAAATATACAGTAGCAATTGTCGAATCGAATAATGAAATTGACGATGCGATAAAGATAATTACCAACATTTTTGATAAAGGTAATTTATATACTGTAAAATTTGATGATAAAAGATTTGCAGCGATATTTTCTTACAAGGGAAATAACTCTTTAATAGAACTTTATAAAACTATGAAAGATATGATAGAAGCTGAAGGCTATATGAAAGTAAGAATAGCCAGTTCTTCTTCCTTTGTGCCAATTGAGGATATACATATTGCCTATAGGGAAGCAGAGACAGCCTTACTTATTGGTAAAAAATTGGAAAATGAAAAAGGAATATATATTTACGAAGACTACAGCTTTGCAGAAATTTTATGGGGAATTGACATAGAGAAGATAAATAATTTTATTAAAAAAAGAAATATTGATTTTGGTATTTTCAAAGATGAGGAATTGATACAAACCCTAAATGTTTTTTTTAGAAATAGTCTAAATTTGAGTGAGACTGCCAGAGAGTTGTACATCCATAGGAATACATTAGTTTATAGACTTGATAAAATTTTCAAAATGACAGGTTTAGACGCTAAAAATTTTGATGATGCTGTCTTATTAAAGACGATCTTGGTTTTGACAAAATTATACGATATTCCGAGGTGA
- a CDS encoding S41 family peptidase, with amino-acid sequence MAKKRFYILLAVLLIVTNVITFMLANAVSVALPNGKVLVSREEYQLIKEYNKLFEIEKILENRYVDKVNSSVLLEGAMKGMANSLEDPYTVYMNKKEFSDFMTQTTGTYGGIGIVVAVDKEDHIVVVSPIKNTPGERAGIKSGDIIIEVNNKKVSGKNLDEAVAMMRGPQGTDVTLTIMREGKTFSKTITREIIKLETVYEEMLPDKIGYIKITMFDQSTANDFKAALDKLKSQGMKGLILDLRDNPGGLLDETIDISNLILPKGVVVTTKGRVDNKEYYSKGPGLGLPLAVLVNKGSASASEILAGAIKDRKAGVLVGTTTFGKGLVQTIVDFGDGTGLKYTIARYYTPNGTNIQGKGIEPNYVVELPGNYTLQDTPDLKGDTQLIKAFEIVKSEIK; translated from the coding sequence ATGGCGAAAAAAAGATTTTATATTTTATTAGCAGTACTTTTAATAGTTACAAATGTTATAACTTTTATGTTAGCAAACGCAGTATCAGTGGCTCTTCCTAATGGTAAAGTCCTTGTTTCTCGTGAGGAGTACCAGTTGATAAAAGAATATAATAAGCTTTTTGAAATTGAGAAAATCCTTGAAAATAGGTATGTTGATAAAGTTAATTCTTCAGTCCTTTTAGAAGGTGCTATGAAAGGAATGGCTAACTCTTTGGAGGATCCTTATACTGTATATATGAATAAGAAAGAATTTTCTGATTTTATGACTCAAACTACAGGTACTTATGGGGGAATTGGGATAGTTGTAGCAGTTGATAAAGAAGACCATATTGTGGTGGTTTCTCCAATAAAAAATACACCAGGGGAAAGAGCAGGGATAAAATCCGGCGATATAATAATAGAAGTGAACAATAAAAAAGTAAGCGGCAAAAATTTAGATGAAGCAGTAGCTATGATGAGAGGACCTCAAGGAACAGATGTAACCCTCACTATAATGAGAGAAGGAAAAACTTTTAGTAAGACAATAACAAGAGAGATAATAAAATTAGAAACAGTATATGAGGAGATGCTTCCTGATAAAATTGGATATATTAAGATTACAATGTTTGACCAAAGCACAGCTAATGACTTTAAAGCAGCTCTTGATAAGTTAAAGTCTCAGGGCATGAAAGGACTTATACTAGATTTAAGGGATAATCCTGGTGGACTTTTAGATGAAACTATAGATATTTCTAATTTAATTTTGCCTAAGGGAGTTGTTGTGACGACCAAAGGAAGAGTGGACAATAAAGAATATTATTCTAAAGGACCTGGCCTTGGATTACCCCTTGCTGTTCTTGTAAATAAAGGCAGTGCTAGTGCCTCAGAAATTTTAGCAGGGGCGATAAAAGATAGAAAAGCAGGAGTTTTAGTTGGGACCACTACCTTTGGAAAGGGACTTGTACAAACTATTGTTGACTTTGGTGATGGTACAGGATTAAAATATACTATTGCAAGGTATTACACGCCAAATGGCACAAATATTCAAGGCAAAGGAATTGAGCCCAACTATGTAGTGGAGCTTCCTGGAAATTACACTCTTCAAGATACTCCTGACTTAAAAGGAGATACTCAGCTTATAAAAGCTTTTGAGATTGTAAAAAGTGAGATAAAGTAA
- a CDS encoding PDZ domain-containing protein, whose product MITFIQVFWMAIKTIALSIFNPFFWIVIILIVMQYRNKIAIEREIMGHEQEPMKELVLDSIFYGVIAAIIGSFFMIFLGITIENVGLQYVWPLAIVLMFVNPRYICFSYAGGIVSLSSLIFGFPSISVPALMSIVGILHLMESLLIYIDGPRNTTPIFVRLKDGRVAGGFTMQKFWPIPFAALTIATGITITGQGVNMPDWWPIIKPAGIDLNNAIFLIMPGIAALGYGDLALTQLPEKKTRISSIRLFFFSIVLIILAILGIYTKLFQYLAAIFAPVAHELLILIGQREERENPPLFVAPDTGVMILATAKGSPSREMGIKPGDVILKINDIPINDPDDIIRILNERPSVMWITVKDLNGNYTNYEYKDPQGILGLGILIVPKATSMIYEINEGGIFIKKLKEMFKNIFKKNK is encoded by the coding sequence ATGATAACTTTTATTCAAGTTTTTTGGATGGCAATAAAGACAATAGCTTTGTCAATTTTTAATCCTTTTTTCTGGATAGTGATAATTCTAATAGTAATGCAGTATAGAAATAAAATAGCTATAGAAAGAGAGATTATGGGACATGAGCAAGAACCAATGAAAGAATTGGTTCTTGACTCTATCTTTTATGGTGTAATTGCTGCAATAATTGGGAGCTTTTTTATGATATTTTTAGGAATAACAATAGAAAATGTAGGGCTTCAGTATGTATGGCCTTTGGCTATAGTGCTAATGTTTGTCAATCCTAGATATATTTGCTTTTCTTATGCAGGAGGAATAGTTTCCCTATCCAGCTTGATTTTTGGATTTCCTAGTATAAGTGTTCCTGCACTTATGTCTATTGTAGGTATTCTTCATTTGATGGAAAGCCTTTTAATATATATAGACGGTCCAAGGAATACCACTCCTATCTTTGTAAGGCTTAAGGATGGGCGGGTGGCAGGAGGCTTTACTATGCAAAAGTTTTGGCCCATTCCTTTTGCTGCATTAACTATTGCTACTGGAATAACAATAACAGGACAGGGTGTAAATATGCCAGATTGGTGGCCCATTATCAAACCAGCTGGAATTGATTTAAATAATGCAATTTTTTTAATTATGCCAGGTATTGCAGCTTTAGGATACGGAGACTTAGCTTTAACACAACTTCCAGAAAAGAAAACGCGAATTTCTTCTATACGTTTATTTTTCTTTAGTATAGTTTTGATTATATTGGCGATATTGGGAATCTATACTAAATTATTTCAATATTTAGCAGCTATTTTTGCGCCAGTGGCTCATGAGCTTTTAATTTTAATAGGGCAAAGAGAAGAAAGGGAAAATCCACCTCTTTTTGTAGCGCCAGATACAGGAGTGATGATTTTAGCGACAGCAAAAGGTTCTCCCTCTAGAGAAATGGGAATTAAACCGGGGGATGTAATATTAAAAATTAATGATATTCCTATCAATGATCCAGATGATATAATACGAATACTCAATGAACGGCCTTCTGTGATGTGGATCACTGTAAAAGATTTAAATGGCAATTATACTAACTATGAATATAAGGATCCCCAGGGAATTTTGGGATTAGGGATTTTAATAGTGCCAAAGGCAACTTCTATGATTTATGAAATCAATGAAGGGGGAATATTTATAAAAAAACTAAAAGAAATGTTTAAAAACATCTTTAAGAAAAACAAATAA